The window AGCAACGGAAGATGCAGTGTCAGCAAAAGATGTAGACGCTTTAGATAGCTTATTAGCTGAAATTCGTGCTGACGCAAAAAGCTTGCAAGAGAGTTTAGTCAGTTTGCTAGATGTGCAGAAGGATTACGCCGCTGCTACTGATGCCACTCGTAAGCTCATTTTTATCGATAAAGTGTCTGAAGACATTAATCGCGCAATAGAACAAATAGACATTTAAGATAGCAATAAACTGATGGCAATTATCTAATGGCATTACTGCAAATATCCGAACCTGGCATGAGTGCCGCACCACACCAACACAAGTTGGCTGTGGGTATAGACCTAGGCACCACAAACTCTCTAGTGGCCACAGTAAAAAGTGGCATGGCTACCGTGTTACAAGATGAGCATGGTCATGCACTGCTGCCTTCTGTAGTGCGCTATATGCCCGAGGGCGAAGTAGTGGTCGGACACGATGCACAAGCGCAACAAAGTGCCGACCCTGTGAATACCATTGCCTCAGCCAAACGTTTTATGGGACGTAGCCTAAAAGATATTGCAGATAGAGCGCATATTCCGTATAACTTTGTAGATAGCTCAGACTCAACAAAATTATTGCAAATTCAAACTCGTGCCGGTTTAAAAACGCCAGTAGAAATCTCCGCTGAAATCCTGAAAACACTTAAAGCACGCGCAGAGAAATCACTTGGTGGCGAATTAATTGGCGTAGTGATTACTGTGCCAGCCTATTTTGATGATGCACAGCGCCAAGCGACAAAAGATGCCGCGCGTCTAGCTGGGCTGAATGTATTACGCCTGCTCAACGAACCTACCGCAGCTGCGGTGGCTTATGGCTTAGACAACGCTGCAGAAGGCACATTTGTCATTTATGATTTAGGTGGCGGTACATTTGACGTATCAATACTTAAACTCAGCAAAGGCGTGTTTGAAGTGCTTGCGACGAATGGTGATTCTGCACTTGGTGGTGATGATTTTGACCACCGCATTTATTGCTGGGTGTTAGATAGAATTAGAGAAAGTACCAGTAATTTTAATCCGCTAAGTGAAAACGACACGCGCTTGCTACTGACCAAAGCGCGTCAGGCAAAAGAATGGTTAACAGATAACCATGAAGCGCAAATTGTGTGCCGATTAAGTAATGGGTTGTTAGTTGATGTCACGCTCAGCGCGACTCAATTTGTAGAGTTCACCCAACAGCTGGTGATTAAAACGCTCGCACCTACGCGTAAAGCCATGCGTGATGCTAACCTTAAATTAGAGGATATTAAAGGCGTAGTATTGGTCGGCGGCGCTACACGCATGCCACAAGTGAGACAAGCGGTTGAAGAGTATTTTAAACAAACACCGCTCACGAATTTAGACCCAGACAAAGTGGTGGCACTCGGTGCAGCGATTCAAGCCAATGCTTTGGTAGGCAACCGCAGCGAAGATGATTT is drawn from Methylotenera versatilis 301 and contains these coding sequences:
- the hscA gene encoding Fe-S protein assembly chaperone HscA, which gives rise to MALLQISEPGMSAAPHQHKLAVGIDLGTTNSLVATVKSGMATVLQDEHGHALLPSVVRYMPEGEVVVGHDAQAQQSADPVNTIASAKRFMGRSLKDIADRAHIPYNFVDSSDSTKLLQIQTRAGLKTPVEISAEILKTLKARAEKSLGGELIGVVITVPAYFDDAQRQATKDAARLAGLNVLRLLNEPTAAAVAYGLDNAAEGTFVIYDLGGGTFDVSILKLSKGVFEVLATNGDSALGGDDFDHRIYCWVLDRIRESTSNFNPLSENDTRLLLTKARQAKEWLTDNHEAQIVCRLSNGLLVDVTLSATQFVEFTQQLVIKTLAPTRKAMRDANLKLEDIKGVVLVGGATRMPQVRQAVEEYFKQTPLTNLDPDKVVALGAAIQANALVGNRSEDDLLLLDVTPLSLGLETMGGLVERIIPRNSTLPVARAQDFTTYKDGQTAMSIQVVQGERELVADCRSLARFELRGIPPMAAGAARIRVTFQVDADGLLSVSAREQTNGVEAHVVVKPSYGLSEDEITHMLKSSFGSAEADKTARMLAEARVSAGAIINSVTLALAADSHLISEQEKQTIETEIQNLQRISQAEDAVAINKAVDALNHATEAFAAARMNASVSHALSGKNLDSINL